The following proteins are encoded in a genomic region of Chloroflexota bacterium:
- a CDS encoding tRNA (adenine-N1)-methyltransferase, whose protein sequence is MPKPLSPGDHVVLYDPKGRPYTAHLVHGREFHAHLGMIKHDDIIGKAEGSRITTHTGHDFLVLRMTLEDYLMNMKRASTIIYPKDIGPILMYGDIYPGATVVEAGIGSGALTMALLRAVGAGGRVISYEVREDMANQAMKHVRSFMGETPNHTLHIGDIYEGIQEQEVDRVVLDVPEPWRAIEPVANSLRTGGVWVVYLPTVLQVYQLHQEITKDRRFELLDSFEVMQRPWHFAETSARPGHRMVAHTGFLTRATRCEPRESSRPMTRRVLGGY, encoded by the coding sequence ATGCCTAAACCCCTCTCCCCCGGCGACCACGTTGTCCTCTACGACCCCAAGGGCCGTCCCTACACGGCCCATCTTGTCCACGGACGGGAGTTCCACGCCCACCTGGGCATGATCAAGCACGACGATATCATCGGGAAGGCGGAAGGCTCGCGCATCACCACCCATACGGGCCACGACTTCCTGGTGCTGCGCATGACGCTGGAAGACTACCTGATGAACATGAAGCGGGCCTCCACCATCATCTATCCCAAGGACATCGGCCCGATCTTGATGTATGGCGATATCTACCCCGGCGCGACCGTGGTGGAGGCGGGCATCGGCTCCGGGGCGCTCACCATGGCGCTCCTTCGCGCCGTGGGCGCCGGAGGCCGGGTCATCTCCTATGAAGTGCGCGAGGACATGGCGAATCAGGCGATGAAGCACGTCAGGTCCTTCATGGGGGAGACGCCGAACCACACGCTCCACATCGGCGATATCTACGAAGGGATCCAAGAGCAAGAGGTGGACAGGGTCGTCTTGGACGTGCCGGAGCCGTGGCGCGCCATCGAGCCTGTTGCCAACTCCCTGCGCACGGGCGGCGTCTGGGTCGTCTATCTGCCCACGGTCTTGCAGGTCTACCAGCTCCACCAAGAGATCACCAAGGACAGGCGCTTCGAGCTGCTGGACAGCTTCGAGGTGATGCAGCGGCCCTGGCACTTCGCCGAGACGAGCGCGCGCCCCGGGCATCGCATGGTGGCCCACACCGGCTTCCTGACGCGCGCCACCCGCTGCGAGCCGCGCGAGAGCTCGCGCCCCATGACGCGCCGCGTCCTAGGCGGCTATTAG
- a CDS encoding DUF2235 domain-containing protein has translation MARPLFLFQGLTAHPYNRGMKRRLIVCADGTWNSIGQRYPTNVVKFARAIAPTAPDGVSQVVFYD, from the coding sequence GTGGCTCGTCCCCTTTTTCTTTTCCAGGGCTTGACGGCGCATCCCTACAATAGAGGCATGAAGAGACGGCTCATCGTCTGCGCGGACGGCACGTGGAACTCCATCGGCCAGCGCTATCCCACGAACGTGGTGAAGTTCGCGCGGGCCATCGCGCCCACAGCGCCAGATGGCGTCAGCCAGGTCGTCTTCTACGATTAG
- a CDS encoding thiolase produces the protein MGEFTDKVCIVGCGETAHMRPSNRTTLSMGIEAVKKACDDAGMDPREVDGITSYNVMDSTSGMAIAEALGMRLNYQVDIMGGGSSSEALIAHAVGLIVGGYCNNMIIFRSMNGRSGRRMGGQSPSGPAAAMPVSGPTLNQLYGFTTPAQYFGMTCMRYMKDYGLKNEALGAVAIAHRKHALLNPKSIMRPQGPIKMEDYLASRWVAKPFRLLDCCLETDVAAAILLTKRERAFDLRHPPVYIRGGTARVMTDNPMWNYSRDVIHEVAGFYGRNRMFGMSGVTPKDVSMTSSYDAFTFTTLIQLEAYGFVPRGEAGPYILDGNLEIDHPGGRPNNLSGGHLSEGYTHGISMVIENVRQLRHRADDFCPRSQEGIHTYDRSKGCRQVKNAEVAACLGWGMETMSSTCILRR, from the coding sequence ATGGGTGAATTTACCGATAAAGTCTGTATCGTCGGCTGCGGCGAGACGGCCCACATGCGCCCCTCCAACCGCACGACGCTTTCGATGGGCATCGAGGCCGTGAAGAAGGCCTGCGACGATGCCGGGATGGACCCCCGGGAAGTGGACGGCATCACGAGCTACAACGTGATGGACTCCACCTCCGGCATGGCCATCGCGGAAGCGCTGGGCATGCGCCTGAACTACCAGGTGGACATCATGGGGGGCGGCTCCAGCTCGGAGGCCCTGATCGCCCACGCCGTCGGCCTCATCGTCGGGGGCTATTGCAACAATATGATCATCTTCCGCTCCATGAACGGGCGCTCGGGCCGCCGCATGGGCGGGCAATCGCCCAGCGGCCCTGCCGCGGCGATGCCGGTGAGCGGCCCGACGCTCAACCAGCTCTACGGCTTCACCACGCCGGCGCAGTACTTCGGCATGACGTGCATGCGCTATATGAAGGACTACGGCCTGAAGAACGAGGCGCTGGGAGCGGTAGCCATCGCGCACCGCAAGCACGCCCTCCTGAACCCCAAGTCCATCATGCGGCCCCAGGGGCCCATCAAGATGGAAGACTACCTGGCCTCCCGCTGGGTGGCAAAGCCTTTCCGGCTCCTGGACTGCTGTCTGGAGACGGACGTGGCGGCGGCCATCCTGCTCACCAAGCGGGAGCGCGCCTTCGACCTGCGGCACCCGCCGGTCTATATCAGAGGCGGGACGGCGCGCGTCATGACGGATAACCCGATGTGGAATTACAGCCGCGACGTCATCCATGAAGTGGCGGGCTTCTACGGCCGCAACCGCATGTTCGGCATGTCCGGCGTCACGCCCAAGGACGTGAGCATGACCTCGTCCTATGACGCCTTCACCTTCACGACGCTCATCCAGCTGGAGGCCTACGGCTTCGTCCCCCGCGGCGAGGCGGGCCCCTACATCCTGGACGGGAACCTGGAGATAGACCACCCGGGCGGACGGCCGAACAATCTCTCCGGCGGGCACCTCTCAGAGGGCTACACCCACGGCATCTCCATGGTGATTGAGAACGTGCGCCAGCTGCGCCATCGCGCCGACGACTTCTGCCCGCGCTCCCAGGAGGGCATCCACACCTACGATCGTTCCAAGGGCTGCCGCCAGGTCAAGAACGCCGAAGTGGCCGCCTGTTTAGGCTGGGGCATGGAAACCATGTCCAGCACCTGCATCCTACGGAGGTAA
- a CDS encoding alpha/beta hydrolase: MWRLSSPLPRTTMVWRPGSSARGPRCRSAPLRQRAAARSPSSSPGMLSMARSRCRSGRASPSRPATRRCTSPQAPPAWKPSFSSSPPRARRSSPRPVPRIIEYTLFDSPDLMARMFFPRRVWSPAPPDAQDHMVPVAAGVSLSARLYIRDKQSPTILFFHGNGEVACDYDDVAPDYTKAGANLFAVDFRGYGKSGGSPLFSNMIADARAGFPYVRDLLKKEGFTGKLYVKGRSLGGHSALEVAYHFAGDLAGMIHESSGAGVTMRMIQRFEGTKELPRAKELQKLHEEKVRAVTLPVLIIHGEIDELVPVESAIHLYDAVGSKDKTLCVIPGAGHNDLLWVGRDLYFKAVREFVSRA; the protein is encoded by the coding sequence ATGTGGCGGTTGAGCAGCCCTTTGCCCCGCACAACGATGGTCTGGCGGCCTGGGTCATCCGCGCGGGGCCCAAGATGCAGGTCAGCGCCCCTTCGCCAAAGGGCGGCGGCCAGATCGCCCTCATCGTCTCCGGGGATGCTCAGCATGGCGAGAAGCAGATGCCGCTCTGGTCGTGCATCTCCCTCACGCCCGGCGACCCGCCGCTGCACCTCACCGCAGGCGCCTCCGGCATGGAAGCCCTCATTCTCCAGTTCCCCGCCCCGCGCGAGGCGATCTAGCCCACGCCCGGTGCCGCGCATCATCGAATACACGCTCTTCGATAGCCCCGACCTCATGGCGCGGATGTTCTTCCCGCGCCGCGTCTGGTCGCCCGCGCCGCCGGACGCGCAAGACCACATGGTGCCTGTGGCGGCGGGCGTCAGCCTTTCGGCCCGCCTCTACATCCGGGACAAACAGTCGCCCACCATCCTCTTCTTCCACGGCAACGGTGAAGTGGCCTGCGACTATGACGATGTGGCGCCCGACTATACCAAGGCGGGCGCCAACCTTTTCGCCGTGGACTTTCGCGGCTACGGCAAGAGCGGCGGCAGCCCCCTCTTCTCCAATATGATCGCCGATGCCCGCGCCGGCTTTCCCTACGTGCGCGACCTGCTCAAGAAGGAAGGCTTCACGGGGAAGCTCTACGTGAAGGGACGTTCCCTCGGCGGCCATTCGGCGCTGGAGGTGGCCTACCACTTTGCCGGCGATCTTGCCGGGATGATTCACGAAAGCAGCGGCGCCGGCGTGACGATGCGCATGATCCAGCGCTTTGAGGGGACGAAGGAGCTGCCGCGCGCCAAGGAGCTTCAGAAGCTGCATGAAGAAAAGGTACGGGCCGTTACGCTGCCCGTGCTCATCATCCACGGCGAGATTGACGAACTGGTGCCGGTGGAGAGTGCGATCCACCTCTATGACGCCGTCGGCTCCAAGGATAAGACGCTCTGCGTCATCCCCGGCGCCGGCCACAACGACCTCTTATGGGTCGGCCGCGACCTATACTTCAAGGCGGTGCGGGAGTTCGTGAGCCGCGCCTAG
- a CDS encoding DUF2235 domain-containing protein, with protein sequence MLDRLTGGAFGNGLEQNISDCYHFLLHNYAEGDEIFLFGFSRGAYTVRSLAGLVRKCGILRKAHANRFRDAHALYRRSDIHPDDEAAKKFREDHSRIVEITCLGVWDTVGALGIPVSGLRRLTKGKHQFHDVELSRFVRNGFHAISIDERRKAFAPSIWANKVKAGQRVEQVWFAGAHTDIGGGNRSSGLSDIALDWMAGKAAFCGLAFDVAYLKDICHPDGNGPLHLRIPWFYRFLGSFKRRLGRGGLNESVHPEAIARYRSPTMAYHPENLTAYLSEQGDNGPAA encoded by the coding sequence ATCCTGGATAGGCTCACCGGCGGGGCATTCGGCAACGGCCTGGAGCAGAATATCTCGGACTGCTACCACTTCCTGCTGCACAACTACGCCGAGGGCGATGAGATTTTCCTTTTCGGCTTCAGCCGGGGGGCCTACACGGTGCGGAGCCTGGCGGGGCTCGTCCGCAAGTGCGGCATCCTGCGCAAGGCCCACGCCAATCGCTTTCGCGATGCGCACGCCCTCTACCGCCGGAGCGACATCCACCCGGACGATGAAGCGGCGAAGAAGTTCCGCGAAGACCACTCCCGTATCGTGGAAATCACGTGCCTCGGCGTCTGGGATACGGTGGGCGCGCTGGGCATCCCCGTTTCAGGGCTACGACGCCTTACCAAGGGGAAGCACCAATTCCACGATGTTGAACTGAGCCGCTTTGTGCGCAACGGTTTTCACGCCATCTCCATAGATGAGCGCCGCAAGGCCTTCGCGCCATCCATCTGGGCGAACAAGGTGAAGGCAGGCCAGCGGGTGGAGCAGGTTTGGTTCGCCGGGGCGCATACGGATATCGGCGGCGGGAATCGAAGCTCCGGCCTCTCCGACATCGCCCTCGATTGGATGGCGGGCAAAGCCGCCTTCTGCGGCCTCGCCTTCGATGTTGCCTATCTAAAGGATATATGCCATCCGGATGGCAACGGCCCGTTGCATCTGCGCATCCCGTGGTTCTACCGCTTCCTTGGCAGCTTCAAGCGCCGATTAGGCAGGGGCGGCTTGAACGAATCGGTGCATCCGGAGGCCATCGCTCGATATCGGAGCCCAACGATGGCCTATCACCCGGAAAATCTAACGGCCTACCTGAGCGAACAGGGCGATAACGGGCCGGCGGCGTAG